The following proteins are co-located in the Manihot esculenta cultivar AM560-2 chromosome 7, M.esculenta_v8, whole genome shotgun sequence genome:
- the LOC122724022 gene encoding peptide-N4-(N-acetyl-beta-glucosaminyl)asparagine amidase A-like: MILQSIVDNVSTGVYNVSVTVLFYKNSSITVSLNRNDLSLPILAEKEANGDGDSVLEGVLSFYDTPADLIVPISDDGDTGFWYRIKNEIDLPSKQILVPCNTHRAVLELYVSFHGNDESWYSNPPSSYLRMNNISLQGNGAYREVFVTIDGASVGSELPFPVVLTSVFNSLFWKPVVSIGAFNLPSYDFEVTPFLEKVLDGQVHEFGVGVGNVIPYWLVDANLHIWLDKGSSSVTAGTVVAHNPSLALKSRKEVKRLDGSFEVKGKGGSESKGWVISTAGNLTTLVLQEFRFQSFIQFQKNATRKFVKLKIKVNKEIQVLNDRGELLKRVIVKRKYPLNMITTTIPGRIVANVSHAFLETWSNGNNMSRTIDNLRSKLVFLVNQTLIRG, translated from the coding sequence ATGATTCTCCAAAGTATTGTTGACAATGTCTCCACTGGTGTTTACAATGTCAGCGTGACTGTCTTATTCTACAAAAATAGCTCCATTACTGTTTCATTAAACAGGAATGATCTGAGCCTTCCAATTTTagcagaaaaagaagcaaatggAGATGGGGATAGTGTGCTGGAAGGTGTGTTGAGTTTCTATGATACTCCTGCTGACTTGATTGTTCCAATTTCTGATGATGGAGACACTGGGTTTTGGTAcagaataaaaaatgaaatagaCTTGCCTTCAAAGCAAATCCTAGTTCCGTGTAACACCCACCGTGCTGTTCTGGAACTTTATGTTTCATTTCATGGAAATGATGAGTCTTGGTACTCAAATCCACCAAGTTCCTACCTGAGAATGAACAATATATCTTTGCAAGGCAATGGCGCTTATAGAGAGGTATTTGTTACAATAGATGGGGCTAGTGTAGGCTCAGAGTTGCCATTCCCAGTTGTGTTGACATCTGTGTTTAATTCTTTGTTTTGGAAACCAGTTGTTTCTATTGGTGCTTTTAATCTCCCTTCTTATGATTTTGAGGTGACACCTTTTCTAGAGAAGGTTTTGGATGGTCAGGTTCATGAATTTGGGGTTGGAGTAGGCAATGTTATTCCATATTGGCTTGTCGATGCAAATTTGCATATCTGGTTAGATAAAGGCTCATCCTCTGTCACCGCAGGAACCGTGGTTGCTCATAATCCTTCACTTGCTTTGAAAAGCCGGAAAGAAGTTAAGCGGCTTGATGGGTCATTTGAGGTAAAAGGGAAGGGAGGGAGTGAATCCAAGGGATGGGTTATATCAACTGCAGGGAACCTAACTACTCTTGTTCTGCAGGAGTTCAGGTTCCAGAGCTTTATACAATTTCAAAAAAATGCAACTAGAAAATTTGTTAAATTGAAAATCAAGGTAAACAAGGAAATTCAGGTGTTAAATGACAGGGGAGAGTTGCTTAAACGAGTTATTGTTAAAAGGAAGTATCCTCTGAACATGATCACTACAACAATACCAGGAAGAATTGTTGCAAATGTTTCTCATGCTTTTCTGGAGACATGGTCTAATGGCAATAACATGTCAAGGACTATTGACAATCTCCGCAGCAAGCTAGTTTTCCTGGtgaatcaaacactaatcagaGGTTGA